Genomic DNA from Longimicrobium sp.:
GTGCGGAGCTGCTCCAGCGCCGAGCCTCCGGTGAACGAGAGCACCAGGTCGAAGCCGCCGAGGCCCTCCGGCGGGAGATACGGCACCTCGCGCCCGCTCTTCAGCCCGTCGAGGGTGACGGGGGTGTCCATGTCGTAGAAGGTGCGCAGCTGCGCGGGCGAGTCCAGCACGGCTCGCGCGGCCTGGACGCCGTCGGCGCAGTAGCTGGTGACCATCGCCACGTCGGCGTCGGCCAGGTGGCTGCGCGCGTAGGGGAGGACGGCGTCCCACGAGGGGTAGAGGACCAGCTCGCCGCCCGGGATCTCCCACAGGTCGCGCGCGCCGGCGTACCACGGGACGTCCTTCTCGAAGAAGACCACGCGGTGCCCGCGGGCGATGAGCGCGCGCGTGAGCCCGCGCCAGAGGGTGGCGTGCCCGTTCCCCCAGCTGGAGGTGATGGTGAGGCCGAAAACGACCAGCTTCATGCGCCTCCCGATGGGGCTCGGGAGGCGGGGGCGTGCGTGCGGAAGGCTGCGGGCATGGGCTCCGGAGTCGGGTTGGCGTACGGCCGTTCACTCCGGTCGGAACGGATGCAGAAGCCGAGCCAGTGGAGGATCTACGTAGATGCTGGGGTGTGAATAGGAAGGGCTCTGCGCTGGTTCGAGCTATGAACACGTTGGCAGTTCAGTCTCGCATGAAGTCGCGTTTCATTTCTAACTCCATCCAGCGCCGATACTCTGCAATTTCGGCTTCAACGATTTTGCGGTGACGGAGCAGATCAGGTGCGTTAAATAGTGGTAAGAACGACATCAGAATATCAATCCGTCTATGGATGTCGGGAACAAAGCTACCGCGACCCGCCCAAGACTTCGAATCAATCGCGAGACGGCGGAAGTCGTGGACGTTCCGATTTTTCGTTAGGAAAGCTTCGAGCAGCCTATACTTTCTCTCCGGACTAAAGTGAACAGTGGTTGTGAACACCCATGCGAGAAAGTCAATGTCGGTGGGCGAATCCAACACCAATGCTGTCAGAAATTCGTCCTGCCGCTCTCGGACGATAGCATCACTACTACCCTCAGCTCCATCCGGGATCGGCGCACGCACAGCAAAAAACACCCGCAGATACGAGCGGAACGCAATACGCGTCGCCTCCAGATCGTAGATCTTCCGGATGATTCCTTTCATGATCCGGCGGTAATCGTCACGTCGCCAGATGACGTCGTAGTTCCGGTGATCGCGGCCGGGGTCTGGGGCATCCCATTTGTCGCGCCCGGAATGGTGCTCAAAAACCCAATCTACATATTTCGTACCGAAATCAGGATCGTGAGTCAGCAACAAATTGAATGCTGATCCATCATGGTCGGAATACTGTCCACCGATCTGCATCCAGAGATACGCTCGTGTAAGCAAGTCCGGATCCGCGTTGAACAGTTGCAAGAGATCTATATCGGACTCCCGACCAAGACTAAATAGCGACTCAAAAAACCCAGTTACGTGATCACCATTTTCGGCACGTTCGAGTACGATCGACACCACGCGTCGGAACACATCTGGATCGACAGCAGCATACTTGAAGAGGTATCTTAGATCGTACGGAAAATCATGAATCTCGCCTACCCTATGCAAAGAGCAGAGACCTTCCACATGAGCCCGCGATGCCAAATGCGCGGGAAGGGCAACATAGTACTGGAACACCCACTGACGACGGAGATTATACTCATGCTCAGTTAGGGTGGAGTAGGCGGCAGCCTCCCCTGCTGTGGCGATTAGTGTCGCCGGCACGGAATAACCCCGTAAATTGAGTGAGTTTCCCATTGCCACATACTCACCTATCACGGAGAGGTAGAGCTGCGAATCACGCTCGGCAAGCTCCCTGAGAACGGATTCGACGCCGATTTCGAGTTGTCCGCGTGCGTGATCGGTTGTGACCTTCTGTAGCAAAACTCCTACGTTGACAAAGAAGGAGGTATAATCCGCGGCAGAGTACCTTCGGAAAAATCTATGAACCCTCGAATAGTGCCACGTGCTGTACGCTGAGATACCAACCTTCGCACGCATTTCCCACGACGGATTGAGGAGCTGAGCTAATTTGAATAGATCGTTCTTAAATCGGCTACGAAGCCCTCGAGGATATGACACCCTACGAAGTCGAAGGAGATCTAAGTAGTCTTGGACAAAAACACAGTGATCAAAATCGGCTGGTTGAAGCCGCGACGAGATGAACGGTAAAAGCAAATTCGCGTCAGCTTCTACAATGTTCCTTACGGTGATATCCGCCGTGGAGGTTGCGTATGAGTGTAAGACGCCGAGTACGTCCGGGAAATATTCTGTATCTGCGAGACGAAAGAGTTCGCTCCAAATTTTACGGCGGAGAACAACCACATCGGGCGCATCAGCCAAGTTAAAACGCCAAACCGCCAAAGAATCGTCACGTGTGGTCTCAGTCGAGCTGAAGTGAGTTTTCAGGAACTCCTTCGCGACCGCGAAAAAAACCCGGATTACTAGATCGTCCCGTGAACTCGCAATTGTATCAATCAGGACATCGACAACGGTGGACTCGACCTCAAAACCCTCCCAATGCGAGACATGCCTGAACCCATATCGCTGGACCAAGTAGCCTGTTATGTGGGGCAAGTCGCTGGGATGCTTCACCGCGTAATCCAGCAACATCTGAAGGGCGGGTCGAAGTAAATCACCACTGTACCTGAACTTACCAAGAATGTGAAGGACAGAACCTTCAGCCACTGATGGGGATGTTCTCTTATAATCGAAGTTCAAGGGCTGATCTCGCGGTTCTGTTAACATCGACTCTACGCGCTCCTGAACGGCGAGAAGTGCGTCCGTCGGGACTACAAACCAAAATGTATCCACCGCCAGTAAGAAAGCTCGCTCGTCGTTTATAGCACGGGCGCGACTGATGGTTTTCTCGACCGGGTTCCGAAGTCTCGCCCGAATCAGCTCACCATCGAATACTGTTGAAGCGGCATAAATTGCATCCAGAAGACGGCGGCGAAGCCGGGGAAAGAACGCCTCAAATAGAACATTTACATCAAAAACTCCCGTTCCTTTGAAGAAACCCAGATAGAACAGATATGTTGCAAGTACCTGGTCAGAAATCTTGATGACTTCTGATTCATACATGTCAACCAGTTCTAATTTGTGCATTTCTCTCGCCGCCTCCCAGAATACATTTGAACGGATTCCAAACGTATCTTCAATTAGGCCCATCTGCTCGCTATTTTCCTTGTCAATTGTACGAAACACCGCGATAACAGCAGCGACACGTAGAATTAACGGATCATTTAGCGCAATGAGATCCTGCCGTACAGTCGCATAGTATTCCTCATATAGAGTTGTGACATCAGCAAGGCTCTCGATGTTCTTCTCCCGCGCGGCGACCTGAGCAGCCATCAGAGCCAACCGAGGGTTTCCCCTCGCTACTTCCACGATTCTGTTGAGGAAGTAGGAGTTTGTAATCGTAAAATGTTCGCGAACGATGAACTCTATTTCGTTGTCTGATAGCGGATCGACCTCCAGTTCTGTCACTCCTCGGTATACGCGCGTTAATTCGTTAACGCTACTAAGTGCATAGTCGCGAACTGTAGCAACCACCTTAAAGCTGTTGGCCCGGAGAGGTTCGTGAAGAAGTTGAAGAACGTGGTTGAAGTTTGTAAGTCGGTTCGCGTCATCGACAAGAACAAGGAACTTTTTTCCTACGGGGAAGTGAATGCGAAGGTCGTTGAAGAGATCACGCCCACGATTCAGAATGCAGCAAGCACGCCACTTGGGATTTCTCTCACAAAACTGTTGAATAGCTTCCAGTGCAAAACGAGTCTTCCCGACACCAGATTTTCCGGCGATCAGGATTACATTGTTTGATCCTATTTTCTCGAGAAAGTCTGCAATCTCGGACTCACGCCCATGAAAAACGGTATCCAGCGGCGTGGTCAGCGCGTTCCTTCCGTAGCTGGCAACAAACGCGCTAGGAGGTATGATCTGGCCAGTATCAACCTCGACTCCAAGGTACTCCAACGCGAGTCCTGGGTATTGTAGATACAGAGCGTATGCCAGCGGTCCGATACCAATTAAGGTGAGAAGAACGTTATGAGCGACTGCCTCCTCCAGTAGCGCACTCGCCTCAGCGGGCGCCAATCTACCCGTATAGCAAAAGATAACTTCTTGTATTTTGCCAATTGGAACGCCTGTCTTCGCCTCATCAATACACTTGGCGAAATCCGACCTGAGTTTTCTCTCCACATTTGAAACTTGCGTTGTGTACTCTGCAAAGATGAAACGCCCGTTCGGCTGAGCTATCCAAGTATCTGGCGTCCCTTTCGCCACTTTGTCGGAACCCAACACACGACCTAGCGAATTGATACCTTCGTAGCCACGGCAGTGGAGGTACGCATCGCACAATTGGTGGAAGCGCCCGCCTTCGAGAGTAAGAAGCGCGTTTTCGATCTGGGTTAATTTCGACATGCTTCCTCTCGTCTACGTCCAAGAAATCAGCAATGCTTCCGGTACCAAGTATGCGCGTACGCCAGGTGATGAGAACACGACAGCCGGGACCGAACTACCTGAACCGCACCAGCTTTCCAATCCCGGTTCCGTAGACGAGAACGGTGGCCGCGCGGGCTTTGCCTCGCGGCCGCCTTGTATGCCCGCCATTGCTGCGTGCGCATTGGGCTCAGAGCAAGACGTTGTGAGTGCCGTTCACCACCCACGGGAAAGACGCCGCGCGTCACCCCCCCAGCTTCGCGCGCTCCTCGGCCAGGCGGCGGGCAAGCGCCTCGCGGGCGGTGGCGGCGTAGCGGGCGCAGGCGGCGCGGTCCACGAAGGCGTCCGGGGCACCGGCGTCGCGGGCGGCGAGGCGCTCGAACAGCGACGAGGCGCCCGGGTGCGGGGTCAGCAGCACGTCGCAGGAGAGGCGCTCCAGCACCGCTTGGCCGCGCTCGAAGTCGGCCACGATGCCGGGATACGTGGTGTTGCGGGTGAAGTAGAAGCCGTCGGCCGAGATGGGCGTCTCGCTGTCGGCGTAGACCAGGTCCAGGCAGCGCTCGCCCTCGCACGACCGCCAGCTCCACGTGGTGCCGCCCGGCGTGTGCCCCGGCGTGGCGTGCGCGGTCAGCGCCAAATCGCCCACGCGCACCGTCTCGCCGTCGGCGACGACCTGCACGGGGCCGCGGACCGCGGGGAAGCCCGGAAGCGAGCCGTACTGCGGGTCGTCGGGCCCGGACGCGCCGCGCTCCAGCACGCGCGCGCTGGACGCACTCGCCGCCACCCGCGCGCCGGAAACGCGCTGCACGGCCGCGAGCCCGCCCGCATGGTCGAAGTGCACGTGCGAGTTCAGGATCAGCCGGATGTCCTCCACGCGGAAGCCGAGCGCGCGCACGTTCGCCATCACCAGCGGGGCCGACTGCGGGAGCGCGGCGTCGATCAGCACGTGGCCGCGCGGCGAGGTCACCAGGATGGCGCCGAGCCCGTGCGTGCCGACGTACCAGGTGTTGCCGAAGACGCGGAACGGCCGCTGCGGCTGGTTCCATTCCGCGCAGCTCGAGCAGCTCACAGGAGCGGTGTCGGCCGGCACCTGGGCGTGCAGCGGAAGCGCCAGCGCGGAGGCGGCCAGGAGCGCGAGGGACGGAGAGCGTGGCATCGGGGCGCGGCGGGCGAGCGGTTGCGGTCGAGCGGGACCGGCGCATCGTAGCCCGCCCTCCGCACCACCGCAACGTCACGCCCGATGGGGGCAACCGGCCCGGAGCGCCGCCGATCCCGTGGAGCGGCGCGTCACGCCGGCTGCGGGGCGGGCTCGGACTCGGCGACCGACTTCAGGTTGGCCAGCCCGCGCTCGAAGTCCGGGCCGACCATCCGGTCCATCGGCATGAACAGGCACATCACCTTGGTGGCGAAGGTGTGGTTGCCGTGCATCGCCCAGGTCACCCGCGTGCCGCCGGATTCGGGCACCATCGTGAAGACGGCGGTGTGGTGCGCCTCGAACGGCTTCAGGAAGTCGAGCTGGATGCGCAGCCGCGACGGCGCGTCGCTCTCCACGATCTCCATCCTCCCCTGCCCCACCTTGCTGTTCCCCTCCCACCCGTACACCGCGCCCGGTCCGTGCTCGGCGCCCGACCAGGTGCGCTTCAGCGCCGGGTCGATCTTTTCCCAGGGCGACCACGCGCTCCAGCGGTGGAAGTCGTCCAGGTGCGGGAAGATGCGCGCCGCCGGCGCGGAGATCGTGGCGGAGCGCTCGACCCGGAAGGTGTCGGGCCGCGTCGCCGCGAAGGCGAGCAGCGCGGCGATGGCGGCCACGAGAACGAGGGCGATGATCAGCAGCATGGGTTCCTCACAAGCGGATCGGGGTGACGCGGCGGCGGGGACAGGTGCACGGAGCGCGCGCGACATCCGTTTCGCAAGGATTTCGCGGGCAGTGCTCCTGCGGCGGTACCGCGCACACGGCCGTAGTGACCAAAATTGTCATTGGCATAGATTAGTGGACCACGATGGACCACCGTGGACCACCACCGGTCCATGCCGCCTGTCAGCGAGGAACGAGATGGATTACCGCGACCGCATCACGATCGAGCCGGACAAGCGCAGCGGAAAGCCATGCATCCGCGGCCTCCGGATCACGGTTCAGGACGTGCTGGAGTATCTCGCCTCGGGAATGACGGAGGCGGAGATTCTCGAGGACTTTCCGGACCTTGAGCCGGAAGACATCCGCGCCTCGCTGGCGTTCGCGGCGGATCGCGAGCGCAGGCTCATGGCCGGCCTGTGAAGCTCCTGTTCGACCAGAACCTCTCGTGGAAGCTCGTGCGCCTTCTCGCGGACGTGTACGAGGGCTGCGCCCACGTTCGGGACCTGGGGATGGCCGACGCGACGGACACCGTCATCTGGGGCTACCCCGCGGAGCACGGGTTCACCGTCGTGACGAAGGATTCCGATTTCCTGCAGCGGAGCCTGCGGCTCGGATTTCCGCCGAAGGTCGTCTGGCTCAGGCTTGGGAACTGCTCCGTGCAGGCTTCGGCCCAGCTCCTGCGCGATCGATACATCCGCGTGCGCGACTTCCACGAGGAGCCCGACGCTGCCGTCCTGACGCTTCCCTGAACGCCGCGGGCCGGGCCGGAATCTCCGGTCCGGCCCGCTACGCATCCCCCGCCCGAGCATCACCACCACCACCGACATCCCGATCGATCCGGGGAAGTGAACCGCCGTGATTCCCTGCGCGCGCTCGCAACGCGCCGTCGGTTCGCGGGGCGCGCGAAGA
This window encodes:
- the bla gene encoding subclass B3 metallo-beta-lactamase produces the protein MPRSPSLALLAASALALPLHAQVPADTAPVSCSSCAEWNQPQRPFRVFGNTWYVGTHGLGAILVTSPRGHVLIDAALPQSAPLVMANVRALGFRVEDIRLILNSHVHFDHAGGLAAVQRVSGARVAASASSARVLERGASGPDDPQYGSLPGFPAVRGPVQVVADGETVRVGDLALTAHATPGHTPGGTTWSWRSCEGERCLDLVYADSETPISADGFYFTRNTTYPGIVADFERGQAVLERLSCDVLLTPHPGASSLFERLAARDAGAPDAFVDRAACARYAATAREALARRLAEERAKLGG
- a CDS encoding DUF5615 family PIN-like protein, with translation MKLLFDQNLSWKLVRLLADVYEGCAHVRDLGMADATDTVIWGYPAEHGFTVVTKDSDFLQRSLRLGFPPKVVWLRLGNCSVQASAQLLRDRYIRVRDFHEEPDAAVLTLP
- a CDS encoding SRPBCC family protein; the protein is MLLIIALVLVAAIAALLAFAATRPDTFRVERSATISAPAARIFPHLDDFHRWSAWSPWEKIDPALKRTWSGAEHGPGAVYGWEGNSKVGQGRMEIVESDAPSRLRIQLDFLKPFEAHHTAVFTMVPESGGTRVTWAMHGNHTFATKVMCLFMPMDRMVGPDFERGLANLKSVAESEPAPQPA
- a CDS encoding DUF433 domain-containing protein; translation: MDYRDRITIEPDKRSGKPCIRGLRITVQDVLEYLASGMTEAEILEDFPDLEPEDIRASLAFAADRERRLMAGL